From the genome of Candidatus Methylomirabilota bacterium, one region includes:
- a CDS encoding head maturation protease, ClpP-related, producing the protein MANELYAAGEEHARALIQSGDVDETSAWSISAAEEDELLGSPPDWTKYASWHLGQDQAATKDTKARWRYPFGKMTGGKAELYRSALRAIASRASQQGDDTISTAASDLLDDLDAKKAPAARATARHWYRFLAQADPAVAELLIYDEIGSGFWSEGVTAKQFVTDLQALPEAVKTIRVRVNSPGGNVFDAIAIANALRAQSRDKQRVVEMTVEGLAASAATIVTSAGDTIRISDNALMMIHNPIGLVWGPADEMRKTAGVLDQVRDAIVATYRWVSPLSVEAISELMDQTFWMSAEEAVANGFATEIVQGVKATASLRPEALRPLGEIPERHRARLEPLLKRVSHPRTPRTPAPRIAADARDILRECAGFPELAEELVGAGATLEDVRARLQQAKEIRGLCATAKFPELAEGYIAAKAPAAVVRAHLTTLGAKFDRIEIDAHLQPDAGAARPGPRINVVEIYRTLNTRPALKGA; encoded by the coding sequence GCGTGGAGCATCTCGGCGGCCGAGGAAGACGAGCTGCTCGGCAGCCCTCCTGACTGGACCAAGTACGCCTCCTGGCACCTCGGCCAGGACCAAGCCGCCACCAAAGACACCAAGGCCCGATGGCGGTACCCGTTCGGCAAGATGACCGGAGGCAAGGCCGAGCTCTACCGCTCCGCGCTCCGCGCCATCGCCTCTCGCGCCAGCCAGCAGGGCGACGACACGATCTCAACGGCCGCGAGCGACCTCCTGGACGACCTCGACGCGAAGAAGGCCCCCGCCGCCCGCGCGACCGCTCGCCACTGGTACCGCTTCCTCGCCCAGGCCGATCCCGCCGTCGCCGAGCTGCTGATCTACGACGAGATCGGCAGCGGGTTCTGGAGCGAGGGCGTCACGGCCAAGCAGTTCGTGACCGACCTTCAGGCGCTGCCCGAGGCGGTGAAGACGATCCGCGTCCGTGTCAACAGCCCCGGCGGGAATGTCTTCGACGCGATCGCGATCGCCAACGCCCTGCGCGCGCAGAGCCGCGACAAGCAGCGCGTGGTCGAGATGACGGTCGAGGGGCTGGCGGCCAGTGCGGCCACGATCGTGACGAGCGCGGGCGACACCATCCGCATCTCCGACAACGCGCTGATGATGATCCACAACCCGATCGGCCTGGTGTGGGGACCGGCGGACGAGATGCGGAAGACGGCCGGGGTCCTGGACCAGGTGCGCGACGCGATCGTGGCCACCTACCGCTGGGTGTCGCCGTTGAGCGTCGAGGCGATCTCGGAGCTGATGGATCAGACGTTCTGGATGAGCGCGGAGGAGGCCGTCGCCAACGGCTTCGCCACCGAGATCGTCCAGGGCGTGAAGGCGACGGCCTCCCTCCGACCCGAGGCACTCCGACCGCTCGGCGAGATCCCCGAGCGGCACCGCGCGAGACTCGAGCCGCTGCTGAAAAGGGTTTCCCATCCCCGCACGCCGCGCACCCCCGCACCGCGCATCGCCGCCGACGCCCGGGACATCCTGCGCGAGTGCGCCGGGTTCCCCGAGCTGGCCGAGGAGCTCGTCGGGGCGGGCGCCACGCTCGAGGATGTCCGGGCTCGCCTCCAGCAGGCGAAGGAGATCCGCGGCCTCTGTGCCACGGCGAAGTTCCCCGAGCTGGCCGAGGGCTACATCGCCGCCAAGGCTCCGGCCGCCGTCGTCCGGGCGCACCTGACCACGCTCGGCGCCAAGTTCGATCGGATCGAGATCGACGCGCATCTCCAGCCCGATGCCGGGGCCGCGCGCCCTGGTCCACGGATCAACGTTGTCGAGATCTACCGGACGTTGAACACGCGCCCCGCTCTGAAAGGAGCCTGA
- a CDS encoding head decoration protein, translating into MKRFARWSDSTAPALAVLAALLARVDIATKPLWARLQRVREVRSAGLAWLDAWRVAGMPAIAGGASLTEGQHAGEFLLGERSADTRETVTVLSGQNLKAGAVVGRVNKGVGRVSTPTVVGTGNGTATLVFAGPEVELGNYVLTCITAVANGGVFSLVAPSGKALPNLTLTVGAGATTAYTSRHINFSITDGSTDFAVNDAFTFIVSTTAPIVIGTGNGTISGLSLGPDAKTGTYRVENIAAVVNGGEFKVISPDGDMIANGFIVAGAGGTWVLANQRQLNLTVTDGATDFAVADAFNVCVFNQAPALAPGKVVAWDPTTFDGRDDVAGILYDNVDASAADKTGVIVSRFAEVMKGSLIWGAAITASQKESAYLDLAKRGVIAL; encoded by the coding sequence ATGAAGCGATTCGCCCGCTGGAGTGATTCGACGGCGCCGGCCCTGGCCGTCTTGGCGGCTCTTCTCGCCCGCGTCGATATCGCGACCAAGCCCCTGTGGGCACGCCTCCAGCGTGTGCGCGAGGTCCGGTCGGCGGGCCTGGCGTGGCTGGACGCCTGGCGCGTGGCGGGGATGCCGGCCATCGCCGGCGGCGCCTCCCTCACGGAGGGCCAGCATGCCGGCGAATTCCTGCTCGGCGAGCGGAGCGCCGACACCCGCGAGACGGTGACGGTGCTCTCGGGTCAGAACCTGAAGGCCGGCGCCGTCGTGGGCCGCGTGAACAAGGGCGTGGGGCGCGTCTCGACCCCGACCGTGGTCGGCACCGGCAACGGCACCGCGACGCTGGTCTTCGCCGGCCCTGAAGTGGAGCTCGGCAACTACGTCCTGACCTGCATCACCGCCGTCGCGAACGGCGGCGTCTTCTCGCTGGTGGCGCCGAGCGGCAAGGCGCTCCCGAATCTCACGCTGACGGTGGGCGCTGGCGCGACCACGGCCTACACGAGTCGGCATATCAACTTCTCGATCACCGACGGCTCGACCGACTTCGCGGTGAACGACGCCTTCACCTTCATCGTCAGCACGACCGCGCCGATCGTGATCGGCACCGGCAACGGCACGATCTCCGGGCTGTCACTCGGGCCGGACGCAAAGACGGGGACCTACCGCGTGGAGAACATCGCGGCCGTCGTGAACGGTGGCGAGTTCAAGGTCATCTCGCCCGATGGGGACATGATCGCCAACGGCTTCATCGTCGCCGGCGCCGGCGGGACATGGGTGCTCGCGAACCAGCGGCAGCTGAACCTGACCGTCACCGACGGCGCGACCGACTTCGCGGTGGCGGACGCCTTCAACGTGTGCGTGTTCAACCAGGCGCCGGCGCTGGCGCCCGGCAAGGTCGTCGCCTGGGACCCGACTACCTTCGACGGCCGCGATGACGTGGCGGGGATTCTCTACGACAACGTCGACGCTTCGGCCGCCGACAAGACGGGCGTGATCGTCAGCCGATTCGCCGAAGTCATGAAGGGCTCGCTGATCTGGGGTGCGGCGATCACCGCGTCGCAGAAGGAATCGGCCTATCTGGACCTCGCCAAGCGCGGGGTGATCGCGCTGTGA